The following is a genomic window from Rutidosis leptorrhynchoides isolate AG116_Rl617_1_P2 chromosome 8, CSIRO_AGI_Rlap_v1, whole genome shotgun sequence.
TGTCATGGTTCTCATGTTGAAATCTTATGTGTTCATATGTAATTGGGTATGATAATACACTATTAAAGGCATTTGGCCTATATGACGTCTTATGTTCTTTATAGATATGATGCACAATCATAAGATAAACTATTTTGGAACTGTGTGATATCTAAGCTGTACAAAGTTACATACAATTATAGCTTTTTTGCTTCCATTCATCCAACCAATGGATTTTAGTTTCAACCTTAATTGATTACCAAGTGGTTGTGCTTAGTTGATGAAATAGTGGGGACCTAGGTTTATCATAATAGCCTAATATGAATATTTTTAATCATGTTTATTTCCGTCATCTCAGTGACCTTCAGCTGTCCTTATTTTAGTTCTTTTGTTCGTGAACTCATGGTGGACTTTGTGCAGACCATGTCTTTGTTGGTTAGTACTTTTTGAATTGTAATTCATTTTTCTTATTAGTGTCAGGGACGCTTAAAGGATATGATCAGTTGCTGAACCTTGTTTTAGACGAAGCTGTTGAGTTCTTAAGAGGTAACAAATCATGCATCAGTTGCAAATAATTTATCTATTATTACCTACTTGTGTCTGTGCATTGTATGTAGCTTCAGAATTTCAAACTTTTTCAATTTGGTTGGTATTTATAATTAGCATTTGACCCACAATTAAAACCCACTTTAGTATTAGTGTATTACAGTTCACACCTAcaacttatatatattatatatatatatatatatatatatatatatatatatatatatatatatattaagtttaaaACATAatggtatttatttatttatttattattattattattattttaatttaatatagcTTACTTTTCTCTGGACATTTTCTTTAGTATGTTACTAAGTTTTCTTATTGAAAAGCGTacgagtatattaataatattaaatacagGAACAAATTACACAATAATCTTACAAAATGAGGTGGCATGATACATCCACCAATCACGTGATTGTTTTTTCCCCCGCTTTATTTCTCCCCTCTAATATAATTGGTCCATTTTGTTTTGTAAAACATTTTTTGTTAACTTTTTGCAACTGTAGAACACCTCAATACATGACTACCACCACTTGTACAATGAGCATGACTTTTATCCATTCTTGCATTCACTTTAAACACACATTCTTCTCTATCATGTGAAGACTTGAACTCtagaaaacttaatttgatttgttGCCTTTTTATTTTATTTGAATATCTATGTGAAGATTAATCTCTTAAAATTTTGTTCTTGATGCACAAAATTTTGTTCTTGATTTGTCACTGTCTGTCGCTTTTTCCGTTAAAATAATTTGAATTAATTTTGTGCTTCTGATTTAGATCGACATCGAGTATCTAATAGCTTTTTTAAAATACATTGGGTTGAGAACTGAGAAGAATAACAAGTTTTATGTATGATTTAATGCAGATACGGATGACCCGTTGAAGACTACTGATCAAACTCGTCGCCTTGGCTTGATTGTATGATGTCTTATTCTCAAATAGATATTCTCTTATTGAATTATATAAACATGTCATTGATACTAACTGCCCTGTTTTCACATTAAGTTTATATATGTGTGATTTGGAACATAATAGTTAATAGTAGATAACCTAAACTCAGATAATGAAGTTGAAAAATTATTGTCGTTTTGTTTACATTGCAGGTTTGTAGAGGTACTGCAGTTATGCTTGTTTCGCCCACTGATGGTACAGAGGAAATTGCCAATCCCTTTATCCAACCTGATGGAGTTTAATCCTTTTCATTTATGTGGGGACTTCATTAGTCAAACAATTGTTAACTTATGATGATACTATTTTTTACTGTTTGAACATTCCATCTTTATGTATTATGCAATATGTTGGTAATTAGCTTGAGCCAGCTAACACTTCACAAAATACTAGAATACTGAGTATTTGATTCATCAAGCATATGTGCATCTTTCAATATGAATATTTGGTAATTAGCTTTGCTTCTTTTTCCTCCTGTTTATTTATCGAATCTAGCAAACTTTTCTTCCCTCGTAAGTCGTAATGTGCGGAGACCCCTAACACATCCATAataatagttattttttttttttaataaaataacgaTTACCATCAAAATTAGAAAACCTTCAACAATAAATGAAGGAACTCAAACATCTAATCCAAACAAAAACGGCTCGCTAATATTTATCTTGCTAGAATCACGACAGGAAACTAGATCTAGCTAACTCGAACGGAGCCATAAACAGAAAATAAATTCTAAACCAAGACTAAACTAATCGCAACATACTAATCAAACTTACAAAGTGACGATAACATGAAGGAAGAAGTAAAGAAGACTTCATCCATAACATCCACAGTAGTTGATACTTACCACAAATAGACTAAAATTTATACACTAATAAATTATGTTGTACAACCTGTTCATGTCGGAGCCATATAGTAGTCACTATCATGTTCAGGAaggatgggttgacaaagtcaacacagggctaacataTCCTGCCGATACACATAGCAAAGGAGGATAATAATGGAAAAAGGTGATGGCAACAAATAATTATATAAACCTCGAGTACTTGAAAATGGATACGTTTCAATAGATAATGTTATATATTATTTGTAGGAAATTGTGACCTAATTCGTATGACATCGggtgacgatgatgatgacgataagAGATAAAGGACACGTTTTATTAAATTGTTTTTGGTATATACGAAAACCAAACTAGTTTCattatctttcagtataaataatTTGTATTCGTTCAATTAAAAAATTATCCAATAGAGTGGTCAGGCGTGCTGGTCATCCCGTTGATATTtacaggattttttttttttttttaatatctatctatatctatatacttttaataaaaatatttgaaCGTATAAGATTGTTTAAAAAGAGTAATAAAAAGATCGTAGAAAAGTTGTTATAAAATGACTAAAGGTGAATAAAAGAAAGCTGGAGGGAGCAAATTAGTATTAAAGTGAAATTCAAGCGAGAACTAAAAGCGGACAAAAGAAAGTGGTGGGGGCTAAATTGTAAATTACTGATCATCTAAATCGAAGGTTGATGTCATGTTTATAAGGCCACTCcttaactaaactattcatcctcttaagaGAAGTATTGTTTTAGTCATGAtaggagtgtttagttatgagttagttataggatattggtgtttagttcgggtttactccgtaaaccctcaaccctcaaccctaaaccctaaactctaaaccgttcgtgtaaaaaactcattctaaaccctaaatctaaaccctaaactctaaaatctaaatcctaaaccctaatttaatttgatgaaaattgatgtagaacaagtgtAGAACATCATGTTCTACATAAAATGTAGAACCAAGCAAACAAATGCATCTAAagacaaaaaataaaaattgttcgaCTAGGGTAGTTTTTTGTTCGGCCGCGTCTCACTTTTTGCTCGAATAGGAAAGTTCTCGGGGTTCTCATTCTAAAAAatggttctcatttgatccctctactatatatatatatatatatatatatatatatatatatatatatatatatatatatatatatatatatatatatatatataacatttcaaACTTCAAAATATATTGTTCGTATATAACTTCAAGAACGGCCAATTAGATACGCATCCATGCTGATGTGGATATCAATCTTAaccgtatttattattataaacttttaatACGGATCAAAAACTAATTATTATATACATTAGTATTTAAAACTATGTTTATAATTAGGGTAAGAATTGATGTAAATAAGCTATTTAAGAATGTTTCCAAACAAATCCACCAATTTTTTTAACGGATTTATCTTTCTTTTTGCTGCGAGTTAGGTTCCACCGCCAtcaccattcaactcgaaataattttatgaacaaattgCAATAAATTGTATTCGAAACGGAGCTGCGATGCAGAACATTTCTTTTTAACAATAAATATGGAAAtgatttgaatttacagtttaagtccttaaaatatttatgaacacgcaaatataactattactccgtataatattaattatacatgacgactccccCGTGTATCATTATTTTGAtgaaatgactaacaacttttataaaattaaactcgcgggttacacttttatttaaaaagtaattgtatataataattctaaaataatactgTATAACTTATATTTTACTAATGTTATGTTCCATTATAAATTTTCAAtgtactctaaatattacgtagtatataatttatatattaaaaagatactaATGATGAAAAAAAAATTGTACACATTAAGTTACTAACGCAACAcaaaaccacttttaaaatttgtcaacaccatggGCTCTTAAActgaaaagaacttttaaaattcgttAACACCACGGGCTCTGAAAGTCTaaagaaatttttaaaatttgtcaacaccacaagCTCTTAAActcaaacaaatttttaaaatttgtcaaaaccgcgggctcttaaataattattatacttttcatacttttttagtatcgctatttatataccaatatgaactgcaaattacattttttacacattttttttacacacccgtgcaacgcacgagctcaatatatatgtgtgtgtgtatatatatatatatatatatatatatatatatatatatatatatatagtgatttaatcaagagggaagcacttttttgggggaaagtaattttttttttgtttttttcgaattttttttcaggcatcaagagcacatgaaaatatgaacatttaaaaaagacactttgtgatgaatgttattttgACGGTAAAACGCTCGAATAAAAAAATGAAACATTCAATGTAGTgagtgttttgattctgagttttttttaagagttagaaattagggtttaaaaatttagcggttaaaaattagggtttagctattagtgtaagacccaaatatttattgtacataatgtatttatggtgtacgatgcgtgtatgaagtgtacatgttgcttgctcgaacgccgaaggaaactggacgttgtctgaagtggcaaggtgtgtacgtatcttttcaaccccaaataaagtttgtgttgatgtttcaaagccttaccattggaaaggaaatcttattacgtttccaacgatatttgattcatcgaaaacggagctacggtcaaaaagttatggccaaaacaagtttttgaaaactgacctgtaggttggagcggcgctccacctttcggcgcggcgcgccgaacccgtctgatgcaattttcagcctttttaaaaggtctaaatgaggggtactttggtcttttcacttggggtcggtttggggtcatcaaaactgatccattgatcagtttggatcacatctcactcatcaaacactcccatcctcaaaccctagagtgagattgagttctagtgagagagaactccatttggagaagaaggacgttgtttcgggtcaaacctcaagcattaaagttgttctactcgtcaacggcatcattttggtggtattggtacattccatcggtgtgttgcggattattcggtggcatttcttcaaggcgacaaggtgagtggaatatttatacatgtatgtatgtggtttatttactcgtacgcgatgtgggcctttggtgccacatcgtgagtagtgggcgttatgtcacaagacggtgacatatttgttggtatgatgggatgggaactacaagtcggtagtgtctcgacatgttattcacaagtcggtgacacctcatagtggttcacggggcggtgacccttagtagttggttggtgtttcacaagtcggtgtcaccataagtcggggaagtgattctagagtcggtgacacttcatagtgttcacaagccggtgacactaggtggtgcttcacaagtcggtgatgccacatggaggttcacaagtcggtgacccatatgtattgatgggggttcacaagtcggtgatacccttgggtgattcacaagtcggtgacaccctatagtgttcacaagtcggtgacacttagtggcgcttcacaagtcggtgatgtcacatggcgttcacaagtcggtgacccatagatattggtgggtagttcacaagtcggtgacaccctttgatgagtcacaagtcggtgacaccctttgatgagtcacaagtcggtgacaacatacgagtgagactcgacgttattggtcgtctacaagtcggtagtgccataacgaggaacggtttgttatatttatgcattattgtgatttggtatattattgtggcgatttatatactaacgttgttgctagtcgtatgtttggtgttgctagctcgtttatgcgttttatttgcatggtattgtaagtggatgcgtgtaggtaaattacatatgtatatgtataagtattgcattcactaagcgttagcttaccctctcgttgttgacttttttatagattgcatggatgcggaggctcgggtaagcggggactagtggacttgcgtagttgctttagaaggcttgcttttggattgattatgattgggtagcgtatccccaatcgccatgctcggcctttattttgtattacaaatcatgtggttgaaaactcgtattttcgtacgaaagtcgtaaaacggtcgatgtgagcccggtcttcgtaagactaattttattaatggaacgtgttagttctacatatattaatgtatggttaaaaacgttttgtctaaatacgtcgggaagtggtcaaacatttttacatttcatgactttttggacaggccactttggcgggccgcgcggccatatggcgcgccgcgccatatgctgttccagcaaattttttttatccgcgttattggttggttaacgggttgggttgttacaagtggtatcagagcatggtctaagggatttaggtgacttgagataggtgcctagacttagacttttgtgtgtgctaaatttattgcgggacttgtaggattacgggtcggaatgggtttagttagtgccttgtttataggttgactaacatttatattagtaatgcggatattattaatatactattgtgctgtgataatgatttttgtgttatgttttgtttgtgtttgcggttgcatatatcatcaagagaggcggtcgttgtactaacgagtcgatacgacgtgtatgcgtaataaggacttgcaaaccttattacgggtgcaaatcgtgtctagcaagtgatgtacgacgagtgtttagcaagatggggtggtattgtgtgtgtgctttatacgttcgtgatctaatcgctttgcattccttagaatggcgacgggaaataggatcgagatgaacgacgctgagtttaatgctagagttacacgtatgttaggcgattgtagtagtattcggatgttagagcgtgttcgctttcgtgttgaagttgatgatccatgaggttcgtcgggtggatgaaacccctgagatcaagtgtttgatctagatgaatgttggtaatggagtctacgggacgcaacgttaggtgcctctttcatacctactagcatggtattcgactccgatggtgttacggttacattgagcatagggtaccggcaagaaaacccttaggtgtttgagtggcggtgtgaaagttacaagcgatagcaactcgatgattgctagagtaatacccgtacggttcggtaagtgcttcggttgaagtagcaaaggataatccgaaatccttcgtatgctcaaggttggagcaaggtttgttgacgtgcgtattaagagatgcaagacgggtgaacctcatcTTTCTTTTAGGATTTATGATAatgcgattggcgcattagttgtcggattagtggtcactctttccgtGAGAGTGAGCTTGTGTTTATCGTAGGGAGCTATTGTTGGagacgaattcgtgagaattcgaggactatgaccaatgaggatattggtagtgtatgttgatgagtggccattccatgagatgctattatttcgacgatgtgtttacggaacggagttctaggtgggggagtttatactctcgcacgaaggtattctagtgtgatgtagtgactagctaggtcgagttagtccattgcagtttgactaaccgagtcgggttaatcaattagatgttgaccgaggcgggttaaccaagcgagtttgactaaccgagtcgggttaatcaattagatgttaggtgttgatcgaggcggcttaaccaagcgagtttgactaaccgagtcgggttaatcaactaGATGTTAGgagttgaccgaggcgggttatacaagtgagtttgactaaccgggtcgggttaatcaattagatgataggcattgaccgagtcgggttgacctagggtatttgactaatcgagtcgggttaatcaattagatgataggcattgacagagtcgggttgacctagggtatttgactaaccgagtcgggttaatcaatttgatgttaggtattgaccgaatgcgtttgactaaccaagttgggttaatcatttgtcgttagaagtttgaccgaggcgggttaaacaagcgagtttgactaaccgagtcgggttaatcaattagatgttaggtgttgaccgaggcgggttaaccaagtgagtttgactaaccgggtcgggttaatcaatttgatgttaggtattgaccgagtcggttgacctagggtatttgactaaccgagtagggttaatcaatttgatgttaggtattgaccgaatgcgtttgactaaccaagttgggttaatcatttgtcgttagaagtttgaccgaggcgggttaaataagcgagtttgactaaccgagtcgggttaatcaattagatgttaggtgttgaccgaggtgggttaaccaagtaagtttgacttaaccaagtcgggttaatcaattaggtgataggtgttgatcgaggcgggttgactAAGTGTGTTTGACTAATGAGTTCGGgttaattgttttggtgtggaggcttaaccaagtcgggtgtaaccatgaggtgattagagggttacttgtattgttctccataatggttagcgtagaaatggtatgccgttcgaaaggcgtttacgttgaccaagtatgtgtgcaagaagagtcacggatgttgactatctttgatgtgtgtagttttcggccagtcttcatgattgttggatgtgtgatctattggtggttttatacgccgagagtggggtcgtgaggaccatgttgtgtgattagtgattgcgataaccgtgtttcgctcacgtgttgttacgggtgtgacaatagtcgattttggacaccttaggattagcgttgccatagtcgttttgggcgcttttggttttagtcgttgcttatgatgttaggatagtggtgtattggttgtattgcgcactacaaaggatgtttagtggtaagagtaatccgtgaggattcatgtggttcgatcttcaacgttcggattgttgactttaggttgagacttggtcacttttagcgttgtccgtggtaaaggtacgctaaggaaattGATatatcggtacgagattggttgagtttttcccgatatggggaaaagagcaggttttagtgctcgaatggtggttttgataaatcgcgggtgatgattttagttgttaaaggtgattcattgggaagaattgtctaggaaagttcggattggaacttaggattgagggccgttgagtagttccggattggttaagtggagaagatcacgaggacgtgatcgagtttaagtgggggagagttgtaagacccaaatatttattgtacataatgtatttatggtgtacgatgcgtgtatgaagtgtacgtgttgcttgctcgaacgccgaaggaaactggacgttgtctgaagtggcaaggtgtgtatgtatcttttcaaccccaaataaagtttgtgttgatgtttcaaagccttaccattggaaaggaaatcttattaagtttccaacgatatttgattcatcgaaaatggagctacggtcaaaaaattatggccaaaacaagtttctaaaaactgacctgtaggttggagcggcgccccacctttcggcgcggcgcgccgaacccgtctgatgcaattttcagcctttttaaaaggtctaaatgaggggtactttggtcttttcacttggggtcggtttggggtcatcaaaactgatccattgatcagtttggatcacatctcactcatcaaacactcccatcctcaaaccctagagtgagattgagttctagtgagagagaactccatttggagaagaaggaggttgtttcgggtcaaacctcaagcattaaagttgttctactcgtcaacggcatcattttggcggtattggtacattccatcggtgtgttgcggattattcggtggcatttcttcaaggcgacaaggtgagtggaatatttatacatgtatgtatgtggtttatttactcgtacgcgatgtgggcctttggtgccacatcgtgagtagtgggcgttatgtcacaagacggtgacatatttgttggtatgatgggatgggaactacaagtcggtagtgtctcgacaggttattcataagtcggtgacacctcatagtggttcacggggcggtgacccttagtagttggttggtgtttcacaagtcggtgtcaccataagtcggggaagtgattcacgagtcggtgacacttcatagtgttcacaagccggtgacactaggtggtgcttcacaagtcggtgatgccacatggaggttcacaagtcggtgacccatatgtattgatgggggttcacaagtcggtgatacccttgggtgattcacaagtcggtgacaccctatagtgttcacaagtcggtgacacttagtggcgcttcacaagtcggtgatgtcacatggcgttcacaagtcggtgacccatagatattggtgggtagttaacaagtcggtgacaccctttgatgagtcacaagtcggtgacaacatacgagtgagactcgacgttattggtcgtctacaagtcggtagtgccatagcgaggaacggtttgttatatttatgcattattgtgatttggtatattattgtggcgatttatatactaacgttgttgctagttgtatgtttggtgttgctagctcgtttatgcattttattTGCatagtattgtaagtggatgcatgtaggtaaattacatatgtatatgtataagtattgcattcactaagcgttagcttaccctctcgttgttgacttttttatagattgcatggatgcggaggctcgggtaagcgaggactagtggacttgcgtagttgctttagaagtcgtgcttttggattgattaggattgggtagcgtatccccaatcgccatgctcggcctttattttgtattacaaatcatgtggttgaaaactcgtattttcgtacgaaagtagtaaaatggccgatgtgggcccggtcttcgtaagactaattttattaatggaacgtgttagttctacatatattaatgtatggttaaaagcgttttgtctaaatacgtagggaagtggtcaaacatttttacatttcatgactttttggacaggccactttggcgcgccgcgtggccatatggcgcgccgcgcggccatatggcgcgccgcgccatatgctgttccagcaaaaaaaaattatccgcgttattggttggttaacgggttgggttgttacaattagggtttagaaattagggttttgggtttagaaattagggtttaggttttagaaattagggtttagattgaatattttaacacgaacggtttagagtttagggttttggattttgggactaaaccctaaactctaaactctaaatcgggctaactttcgaaaaaaacacttcacacaagatgaaaacaaaatgatgcaaataaactcagaattaaaacattcaatgcattgaatgttttcatttattttcttcgagcgttttaccgccaaaataataacattcatcacaaagtgtcgtttttaaatgttcatattttccccTAAATTTGATGCctgaaattttttttcgaaaaaaacgaatttttttttcctcCCACTCCccccccaaaaaagtgtttccctcatatatatatatatatatatatatatatatatatatatatatatatatatatatatatatatatatatatatatatatatatatatatatatatatatatatatatattggtaggatcaagggagaagtaaccaattggggaggGGGgagcaatttttattttttttcgtttttttttaaaactttgttcacaaacattatagattggatggaaatatgaatatttaataaagacactttgtgtttaatgtttttattttggcaggaaaatgctcgaagaattaatatataacaattatcgtgtttttcgaacgtattttgaggttttagacattgatGAAGGCTTCGGGTGTGAGACCGATTCATCAATCAAGATTAAGGAAGCCGTAGAACAATCATTTATCGTGAAACTGTAGTCGTTTGCAATAGATTCTGAATGATTAATTGAACTACTAACTTGTAAGAAAACGGGTATGAGACAGATTATCTGCATTATTCCCGAATCGTGAAATACTTTACTAATTAAGTATTTCGCCTCTCACAAGCCTCGGATTTACACGAAAACCTATTTGGGATAAGACAAAAACGAGTTTGTTTCTAGGCAAAAAGAAATCAAAATCAAGTATTAGATATTTGTATGTTAGTGTATATGTTTTTCTGTATGAATGCAATTTTgccaaaaatgaa
Proteins encoded in this region:
- the LOC139862792 gene encoding sm-like protein LSM7: MSGRKETVLDLAKFVDKGVQVKLTGGRQVSGTLKGYDQLLNLVLDEAVEFLRDTDDPLKTTDQTRRLGLIVCRGTAVMLVSPTDGTEEIANPFIQPDGV